The following coding sequences lie in one Myxococcales bacterium genomic window:
- the sucD gene encoding succinate--CoA ligase subunit alpha, with protein MAIYVNHDTKVLVQGITGNAGAFHASQMLEYGTQLVAGVTPGKEGERFSGSVPIFNTVAKAVAQTGANAACIFVPPPFAADAILEAVDAGVALIVAITEGIPVSDMVKVRRVLDGQSASRLIGPNCPGVITPGACKIGIMPGHIHQPGRVGVVSRSGTLTYEAVGQLTALGIGQSSCVGIGGDPINGTDFVDVLERFDADPETDAVILIGEIGGSAEERAAEYISAHFSKPVVGFIAGTTAPPGKRMGHAGAIISGGRGTAADKIQALVAAGVSMAPTPSDMGTTLKALL; from the coding sequence ATGGCGATTTACGTCAATCATGACACGAAGGTGTTGGTTCAAGGCATTACCGGAAATGCGGGCGCCTTTCATGCTTCGCAAATGTTGGAGTACGGGACCCAGCTGGTTGCCGGTGTCACTCCCGGTAAAGAGGGTGAGCGATTTTCGGGCAGCGTGCCTATCTTTAACACGGTTGCAAAAGCAGTGGCTCAAACGGGAGCCAATGCGGCGTGTATCTTCGTGCCGCCGCCGTTCGCGGCGGACGCGATTTTAGAAGCCGTGGATGCTGGCGTCGCCTTAATCGTGGCTATTACAGAAGGAATCCCCGTAAGCGACATGGTCAAAGTCAGGCGCGTCCTTGATGGACAGAGCGCATCGCGGTTGATCGGACCAAACTGCCCAGGCGTCATCACGCCGGGGGCGTGCAAGATTGGCATCATGCCCGGACATATCCACCAACCAGGCAGGGTCGGTGTGGTCTCGCGCAGCGGGACGCTCACGTATGAAGCGGTCGGTCAGCTTACGGCGCTTGGCATCGGGCAGAGCAGCTGCGTGGGTATTGGCGGCGATCCAATCAATGGCACCGACTTCGTCGATGTGCTTGAGCGTTTTGACGCCGATCCAGAGACCGACGCCGTGATCTTGATCGGCGAGATTGGCGGCAGCGCCGAAGAGCGCGCGGCGGAGTACATTAGCGCGCATTTCTCGAAACCCGTAGTGGGCTTTATTGCTGGCACCACAGCGCCGCCTGGCAAACGAATGGGTCATGCGGGCGCCATTATCTCGGGCGGCCGAGGTACCGCCGCGGATAAGATTCAAGCACTCGTGGCCGCGGGCGTGAGCATGGCGCCTACGCCCTCGGACATGGGAACGACGTTAAAGGCTTTGTTGTAA
- the ndk gene encoding nucleoside-diphosphate kinase: protein MAIERTLSIIKPDAVEQHYVGDIIGMIERAGLEIKALRMTHLTRPQAEKFYEVHRERPFFDELVRFMTRGPVVLSALEGENAVQRYRELMGATDPAKAKEGTIRKAHGSNVGENAVHGSDAPETAQTEIAFFFPGL from the coding sequence ATGGCAATCGAACGCACACTGAGCATTATCAAACCCGATGCAGTAGAGCAGCATTATGTTGGCGACATCATTGGCATGATCGAGCGCGCGGGCTTGGAGATCAAGGCCTTGCGTATGACTCACTTGACCCGGCCGCAAGCGGAGAAGTTTTACGAAGTGCATCGCGAGCGGCCTTTCTTCGATGAGCTTGTGCGTTTCATGACGCGGGGTCCCGTGGTGCTAAGTGCCCTAGAAGGCGAAAATGCCGTCCAGCGGTATCGTGAACTGATGGGCGCTACCGATCCAGCAAAAGCCAAAGAGGGGACCATTCGCAAGGCACACGGATCCAACGTCGGGGAAAACGCCGTGCATGGATCGGATGCCCCGGAAACGGCGCAAACGGAGATAGCGTTTTTTTTCCC
- a CDS encoding class II glutamine amidotransferase — MARASSRFSQALEHEPLEATLVSLGTVPYGWGVGFYHGDEVLHIKRPHSEDVQFNWQNAIADIVSDCVVAHVREPSIGAFRAENTHPFRMRQWLFAHAGILRGFDEARSTLTSALPDFLRHNIRGETDSEIFFHMILAELFAQGQLDVRDPAPTDVIAAVRTARERLNDVSPSQSEPHVLNIVLTNGRQMLVVHQGPPVAFVQRQPHTVERSSSALKHSPAPDYVLAACGLTELPPGYAAVPDHHVLAIDRDLRVSLHPL, encoded by the coding sequence ATGGCACGCGCTTCGAGTCGATTCAGCCAGGCGCTTGAGCATGAGCCGCTTGAAGCAACCTTGGTGTCTTTAGGCACGGTTCCTTACGGATGGGGTGTGGGTTTCTATCACGGCGATGAGGTCCTTCACATCAAGCGCCCTCACTCTGAAGACGTGCAGTTCAACTGGCAGAACGCTATAGCAGACATTGTGTCCGATTGCGTGGTTGCGCATGTGCGGGAGCCGAGCATAGGAGCATTCCGCGCAGAAAATACGCACCCCTTTCGCATGCGACAGTGGCTGTTCGCTCATGCGGGCATATTACGGGGATTCGATGAGGCCCGGTCCACGCTGACTTCCGCGCTTCCCGATTTTCTTCGGCACAACATCCGAGGTGAGACAGACAGCGAGATCTTCTTTCATATGATTCTCGCCGAACTCTTTGCTCAGGGGCAACTCGATGTTCGCGATCCAGCGCCCACCGATGTGATTGCAGCCGTGAGGACGGCCAGAGAGCGCCTAAACGACGTGTCACCCTCTCAGTCGGAACCGCATGTGCTCAATATCGTGCTCACCAATGGACGACAGATGCTTGTCGTGCATCAAGGCCCACCGGTTGCGTTTGTGCAAAGGCAACCTCATACAGTTGAGCGTTCATCTTCCGCGTTGAAACACAGCCCGGCTCCCGACTATGTGCTCGCCGCCTGCGGGCTCACGGAGTTGCCCCCGGGATATGCGGCAGTCCCCGACCACCACGTGCTAGCCATCGATCGCGATTTGCGCGTATCTTTGCATCCTCTTTAA
- a CDS encoding SDR family oxidoreductase, which produces MLTTVVSGANRGLGLEICRQLRERGDTVVALCREPSDELQALDVRIETDIDVSQDRCEHEVQKRLEGTGVDLLIHNAGVLRKDTLDSLDFNDLRLQFEVNALGPLRLTRGLLPRFNQGARIGIITSRMGSIADNTSGGYYGYRMSKAAVNMAGVSLARDLHSRGIWAALIHPGFVRTEMTGHQGSMDPPEAVTGILERLDALRSETSGGFWHSNGESLPW; this is translated from the coding sequence GTGTTGACGACGGTCGTATCCGGGGCAAACCGTGGTCTCGGATTAGAAATCTGCCGACAACTTCGTGAGCGAGGCGATACGGTGGTTGCGCTCTGTAGGGAGCCAAGTGATGAGCTCCAGGCACTCGACGTGCGCATCGAGACGGACATCGACGTATCTCAGGATCGATGCGAGCACGAGGTACAAAAACGTTTAGAGGGGACGGGTGTCGATCTATTGATTCACAATGCGGGTGTCCTTCGAAAAGACACCCTGGACAGCCTAGACTTTAATGACCTCAGGCTACAGTTCGAAGTCAACGCACTTGGGCCGCTACGGCTTACCCGAGGCTTGCTTCCCCGTTTTAATCAAGGCGCGCGCATTGGGATCATCACGAGTCGCATGGGTTCCATCGCGGACAACACCTCGGGCGGATATTACGGCTATCGTATGTCGAAGGCTGCGGTCAACATGGCGGGGGTCTCACTGGCGCGAGACCTTCATAGCCGCGGCATATGGGCGGCGCTGATACATCCGGGCTTCGTGCGCACCGAGATGACCGGGCATCAGGGAAGCATGGATCCTCCAGAGGCGGTGACCGGCATCTTGGAGCGTCTCGATGCCCTGCGCAGCGAAACAAGCGGCGGATTTTGGCACAGCAACGGCGAAAGTCTGCCTTGGTGA
- the sucC gene encoding ADP-forming succinate--CoA ligase subunit beta yields MNLHEYQAKELFRRQNVRVPEGGVAFSVEDAAARAAELIRATGHDVVVVKAQIHAGGRGKAGGVQVVRGAEEATRAAKGLLGKTLVTHQTGAFGKRVERLLIEQGLDIARELYLALLVDREVRRVAIIASTDGGVDIEEVAASRPERIVRMTIDPVVGLMPYQARTLSEKLLLDKAQSKQFAQMLHRLVSMFVQGDISLLEINPLIITKQGDVVALDGKVTLDDSAEYRHPEWADLRDASEENPVEVEAKKAGLSYVQLDGNIGCLVNGAGLAMATMDIIKHFGGEPANFLDVGGSASKEAVAKAFSIIVRDPEVNGIFVNIFGGIMKCDVIARGVIAASHEIALSVPLVVRLEGTNVEEGRRLLTESGLAVTPANTMAEGAEQIVNLVKNGK; encoded by the coding sequence ATGAATCTTCACGAGTATCAAGCCAAGGAGTTATTTCGCCGGCAAAACGTGCGTGTTCCTGAGGGAGGCGTGGCATTTAGCGTCGAGGATGCCGCCGCTCGCGCAGCTGAGCTCATCAGGGCCACTGGCCATGACGTTGTTGTGGTCAAAGCGCAGATCCATGCAGGGGGCAGGGGCAAAGCTGGCGGCGTCCAAGTCGTAAGGGGAGCAGAAGAAGCCACGCGGGCCGCCAAGGGCTTGCTCGGGAAAACATTGGTCACGCATCAGACGGGCGCCTTTGGCAAACGGGTCGAGCGACTGCTGATAGAGCAAGGTCTCGACATTGCCCGCGAGCTCTATCTGGCGCTGTTGGTGGACCGCGAAGTCAGAAGAGTTGCCATCATTGCCTCCACGGACGGAGGCGTCGACATCGAAGAGGTGGCCGCCTCTCGCCCCGAGCGCATCGTGAGAATGACCATCGATCCCGTGGTGGGACTCATGCCCTACCAGGCGAGGACCCTCAGCGAAAAACTCCTGCTCGATAAGGCTCAGTCGAAACAGTTCGCTCAAATGCTGCACCGGCTTGTCAGCATGTTCGTACAAGGAGACATATCGCTGCTTGAGATCAATCCACTGATCATCACCAAGCAGGGTGATGTCGTGGCGCTAGACGGCAAGGTAACGCTCGATGACAGTGCGGAATATCGTCATCCCGAGTGGGCTGACTTACGGGACGCGAGCGAAGAAAATCCTGTCGAGGTCGAGGCGAAGAAGGCCGGACTCAGCTACGTCCAACTGGATGGCAACATTGGATGTTTGGTCAATGGGGCCGGTTTGGCGATGGCCACCATGGACATCATTAAACATTTCGGCGGAGAGCCCGCGAATTTTTTAGACGTAGGCGGGAGCGCATCCAAGGAAGCCGTGGCCAAGGCATTTTCCATCATCGTGAGAGACCCTGAGGTCAACGGCATCTTCGTGAATATTTTTGGCGGAATCATGAAATGCGATGTGATAGCGCGCGGAGTGATTGCAGCAAGTCATGAAATTGCGCTTAGCGTGCCCCTTGTGGTGCGCTTAGAGGGCACCAATGTCGAAGAGGGCCGAAGGCTGCTTACGGAATCTGGCCTCGCGGTGACCCCTGCCAATACCATGGCCGAAGGCGCAGAGCAGATTGTTAATCTGGTGAAAAACGGCAAATAA
- the icd gene encoding NADP-dependent isocitrate dehydrogenase — MPSEFSPPESGMPIQKDVHGTLVVPDKPIIPFIEGDGTGPDIWRAAQKVMDSAVRQAYGTKRQVAWFEVYAGQKAFERFDNWLPDETVEAFRTYMVGIKGPLTTPVGEGLRSLNVALRQLLDLYVCLRPVRWFKGAPSPVLHPELVDMVIFRENTEDIYAGVEFEQGSSDAKRVLAFMRETFPDRFSKIRFPSTSGIGIKPVSKDGTERLVRAAIRYAIDHKRKSVTLVHKGNIMKYTEGAFRNWGYALAEREFAQETFTWNQWERTKASQGEDAASAEQRQAEASGKLVIKDAIADIALQQVLTRPKEFDVIATLNLNGDYLSDALAAQVGGIGIAPGGNINYETGHAIFEATHGTAPKYANQDKVNPGSVILSGEMMFRHMGWHDAADLIIKGMNAAIAAKTVTYDFARLMQGATEIKCSEFADAIIRQMGD, encoded by the coding sequence ATGCCCAGCGAATTCTCTCCACCAGAGTCCGGGATGCCGATTCAGAAGGACGTCCATGGCACGCTCGTAGTGCCGGACAAGCCGATCATTCCTTTCATCGAGGGGGATGGCACCGGTCCCGACATCTGGCGCGCGGCGCAGAAGGTCATGGATAGCGCGGTAAGGCAGGCCTACGGAACAAAACGGCAGGTTGCCTGGTTCGAAGTCTATGCAGGACAAAAGGCGTTTGAGCGTTTCGACAATTGGCTCCCCGACGAGACGGTGGAGGCGTTTCGCACCTACATGGTGGGCATCAAGGGGCCGCTGACCACGCCAGTGGGGGAAGGCCTTCGCTCCCTCAACGTGGCGCTACGCCAACTCTTGGATCTGTACGTGTGCTTGAGGCCGGTCAGGTGGTTTAAGGGTGCGCCTTCGCCGGTTCTGCACCCAGAGCTCGTGGACATGGTGATTTTTCGGGAAAACACGGAAGACATCTATGCCGGGGTGGAGTTCGAGCAAGGCTCCAGTGATGCAAAGCGCGTGCTGGCTTTCATGAGAGAGACGTTTCCCGATCGCTTCAGCAAGATACGTTTTCCAAGCACATCGGGCATCGGCATCAAGCCAGTTTCCAAGGACGGTACCGAGCGCCTGGTACGGGCCGCGATTCGCTACGCAATCGATCACAAACGCAAGAGCGTCACCCTGGTGCATAAGGGAAACATCATGAAGTACACTGAAGGCGCGTTCCGTAACTGGGGCTATGCCTTGGCGGAACGGGAGTTTGCTCAAGAAACCTTCACCTGGAACCAATGGGAGCGCACCAAGGCATCGCAAGGCGAGGACGCCGCGAGCGCCGAGCAAAGGCAGGCCGAGGCAAGCGGAAAACTTGTTATCAAAGACGCCATCGCAGACATCGCGTTACAACAAGTACTCACACGTCCTAAGGAGTTTGACGTCATCGCGACGCTTAATCTCAACGGCGATTACCTCTCTGATGCGTTGGCAGCCCAGGTGGGCGGTATTGGTATTGCTCCTGGGGGAAATATCAACTACGAGACCGGCCATGCAATCTTCGAGGCCACCCATGGCACCGCTCCTAAGTATGCCAATCAAGACAAAGTCAATCCGGGGTCAGTCATCCTAAGCGGCGAAATGATGTTTAGGCATATGGGCTGGCACGATGCAGCGGATCTGATCATCAAAGGCATGAATGCCGCCATTGCCGCCAAGACGGTGACCTACGACTTTGCGCGGCTGATGCAGGGCGCGACAGAGATCAAGTGCTCGGAATTTGCAGACGCTATCATCAGACAGATGGGAGATTAA
- the mdh gene encoding malate dehydrogenase gives MSTRKKISIVGAGNIGGELAALTARRELGDVVLLDIPEKEGLARGKALDLMQAGALDGFDARVTGTSNYKDIEGSDVVIVTAGVPRKPGMSRDDLLSINLKIIRDVAGNIKKHAAGAFVIVISNPLDAMVYEMHKVTGFGRERVVGMAGALDSARFQCFLADAAKVSVKEVKTLVLGGHGDTMVPCLSYCTINGVPASQLIDGDTLNAIVERTRAGGGEIVKLMGTSAYFAPAAGAIAMAESFLKNQRRLLPAAALLQGEYGFNDVYLGVPVVLGGLGVEKVVEVKLNSEERGMLEKSVAAVQELIAAARNL, from the coding sequence ATGTCTACGCGTAAGAAGATTTCTATTGTGGGCGCAGGGAACATCGGGGGCGAGCTTGCGGCGCTGACCGCACGTCGCGAATTGGGCGATGTCGTTCTGCTCGATATTCCTGAAAAAGAGGGATTGGCGCGAGGCAAGGCGCTCGACCTTATGCAAGCCGGGGCGCTCGATGGGTTCGATGCGCGCGTCACAGGCACCTCGAATTATAAGGACATCGAAGGCTCTGACGTCGTGATCGTCACAGCCGGCGTGCCCCGAAAGCCCGGCATGAGTCGTGATGATTTGCTCTCCATCAACCTTAAGATCATTCGCGATGTCGCGGGGAACATCAAGAAGCACGCCGCCGGCGCGTTTGTAATCGTCATTTCAAACCCACTCGATGCGATGGTCTATGAGATGCATAAGGTGACGGGTTTCGGGCGAGAGCGGGTGGTGGGCATGGCCGGCGCACTCGATAGCGCGCGGTTTCAATGCTTTTTGGCGGACGCCGCCAAGGTGAGTGTCAAGGAGGTCAAAACGCTGGTCCTCGGCGGCCATGGCGACACCATGGTGCCTTGTCTGAGCTACTGCACCATCAATGGCGTACCTGCCTCGCAACTTATCGACGGCGATACGCTTAACGCAATTGTCGAGCGCACGCGCGCAGGCGGCGGAGAGATAGTGAAACTCATGGGAACGAGCGCCTACTTTGCGCCCGCAGCTGGCGCTATTGCGATGGCGGAAAGCTTCCTAAAAAATCAGCGCCGCTTGTTGCCGGCGGCGGCCCTTCTCCAAGGGGAGTATGGGTTTAACGATGTCTATCTTGGGGTGCCCGTCGTGCTTGGCGGCCTGGGCGTAGAGAAGGTCGTCGAGGTCAAGTTGAACTCGGAGGAACGCGGCATGCTGGAAAAGAGTGTGGCGGCGGTTCAAGAACTCATCGCGGCCGCGCGTAACCTATGA
- the xerD gene encoding site-specific tyrosine recombinase XerD → MLWIDRYLDHLRVERGLSPATLDAYARDLGAFCGFVGPRLAKPQVLGTADVAGFLITLSQKGQSARTQARALSALRGFFRFLMAEKAMLDDPAALIEGPKLGRKLPAVLSVQEIKTLLATPDAGTAIGLRDATMLHTMYAAGLRVSELVNLRVGALELEQGYLRADGKGKKQRLVPLGMQARELLRRYLAEVRPKYACPQESAVFVTARGRRMTRVAWWYRIKYHLVRAGIHRPISPHTLRHSFATHLLENGADLRVVQTLLGHADITTTQVYTHLRADHLRKMHARHHPRA, encoded by the coding sequence ATGCTTTGGATTGACCGCTACTTGGACCACCTGCGGGTGGAACGCGGGCTTAGCCCGGCGACCCTTGATGCCTATGCGCGGGATCTTGGGGCCTTTTGCGGCTTTGTGGGGCCGCGCCTGGCAAAACCCCAAGTGCTTGGCACGGCGGACGTCGCGGGTTTTTTGATCACGCTTTCTCAAAAAGGCCAGAGCGCCCGAACGCAGGCTCGAGCGTTGTCAGCCCTTCGAGGCTTCTTCCGCTTTCTGATGGCGGAAAAGGCGATGCTCGATGACCCGGCTGCTCTTATCGAGGGGCCGAAATTGGGCCGCAAATTGCCTGCTGTATTGTCGGTGCAAGAAATCAAAACGCTTCTCGCGACCCCGGATGCGGGCACCGCCATCGGTCTGCGCGATGCCACTATGCTGCACACCATGTACGCGGCGGGCCTTCGGGTCTCAGAGCTTGTGAACCTTCGCGTAGGGGCGCTAGAGCTTGAACAGGGGTATTTGCGGGCCGACGGGAAGGGTAAAAAGCAGCGGCTGGTACCTCTCGGCATGCAGGCCCGCGAGCTGCTCAGGCGTTACCTTGCAGAGGTGAGGCCGAAATACGCATGTCCCCAGGAATCCGCAGTGTTCGTCACGGCACGCGGGCGACGGATGACACGGGTCGCATGGTGGTACCGCATTAAATATCATCTTGTAAGGGCCGGAATTCATAGGCCCATTTCACCCCACACCCTGCGGCATTCTTTTGCGACTCACTTACTCGAAAATGGGGCCGACCTCCGCGTCGTACAAACTTTACTCGGGCATGCGGATATCACTACGACGCAAGTTTACACGCACTTGCGCGCCGATCATCTGCGCAAAATGCACGCCCGTCATCATCCCCGCGCTTGA